One Salvelinus sp. IW2-2015 linkage group LG4q.2, ASM291031v2, whole genome shotgun sequence DNA window includes the following coding sequences:
- the cinp gene encoding cyclin-dependent kinase 2-interacting protein isoform X2 — protein sequence MEVGLQGSETTTPGRKFQSAVTGSARKVKDNAADWHNLILKWDRMNDEGSTMANKIVNLGFNKSSQKEMQVMMADQDTSASSNSENAFENSRELEEECDKLLSVVDKMTRIVSKMEKLVSSEKGIIDLETFQYGTGGRQTPLFQTWPTSQFDVSSKLYEAYKQELTLKQAILQELAHTTNPDLSMVYLSCWLYQPYTDDRAKLLLEGLLLETGHRPI from the exons ATGGAAG TAGGCCTACAAGGATCAGAGACGACCACTCCTGGCAGAAAGTTCCAGTCTGCAGTGACTGGCAGTGCAAGGAAAGTGAAGGACAACGCAGCAGACTGGCACAATCTGATTCTGAAATGGGACCGAATGAATGATGAAGGATCCACCATGGCAAATAAGATAGTCAATTTAGGATTCAATAAAAG TTCACAGAAAGAGATGCAAGTCATGATGGCGGATCAGGACACCTCTGCCAGCTCCAATTCAGAGAATGCATTTGAAAACAGTAGAGAACTAGAAGAGGAGTGTGACAAGTTGCTAAGTGTCGTGGACAAAATG ACTCGTATTGTATCAAAAATGGAGAAGTTAGTTTCCTCTGAGAAGGGGATCATCGATCTGGAGACATTCCAGTATGGAACAGGAGGAAGACAAACTCCTTTGTTTCAGACCTGGCCTACGTCACAGTTCG ACGTCTCCTCCAAGCTCTATGAAGCCTACAAGCAAGAACTGACTCTGAAACAGGCTATTCTTCAGGAACTAGCTCACACAACTAACCCAGACCTTTCAATGGTGTACCTCTCCTGCTGGCTGTATCAGCCGTACACAGATGACAGGGCAAAGTTACTGTTAGAGGGTCTTCTTTTAGAGACAGGGCATAGGCCAATTTAA
- the znf839 gene encoding zinc finger protein 839 isoform X1, with product MADNESNMSSTTTGADHVTVSQVPCVSGLQVNQKHVGEKCIEANAPEITEAQGLTDFLQSCTKEETFVAKDSQEVVSQTEDHEQQPEQNIITSIVETSGIATGAEYSTVSADFVNALAPGTTIIYVQPDGSFVEGSGLTEEEQQQLVEQLSKQQLITVTENEAARLFEQNQGIKTVPTTSSQIQYTIPSTALAPNELQQVIEQVTKSQQFMAQTPKGSEQVVTTLDPTTGLFTTVASSEIAVASPQPLVTMQNASQKLKNVAKQVALQSHNGTRLVQKKQETIRIQVQIPSGKQEGKGPTQTTISIPQQKNLAVASQGQQVKVSTNGSVSNSPQIIHITPIVGQQQYFLQQNPGDPPIQLLLQSSTPVVGSLVPVVHKLPIPVQTPVQQPSGKAPVNGTTVTAIKPATSVSVPTVEKVKRVKTRMKKAPKIKTRSGRVSRPPKYKVKDYKFIKTEDLAESHQSDSDDYSEISVEEDEDGEDGKKGAASMIYSHKRKAFQCDTCDKAYIGHGGLSRHYRLNPSHGELKSLPEGTSKTDSPGKSADAGPEHKKPTEESNASSVKMTSGPEKSEATEKTAAAMSTTQQKADTTATQGVAASTRQAVVQTRGPGRPRGRGRPPTKAHPAVRLGRPPKLGGGAASVEQQTQSRKAWLKEVTHECDNEELMETVLPRLAKVMTVWEFLLMKVEKGRQPKTQFSDVYREFEKLHSQVKKMAQDYISNPQGVHMALEVHNVEVAKSLGIFDEVNKFKVLNPPTQQNVTDMATKNVHYMENSKMLPPTKRFKMENQAGVQIHQNGIKTFTKESSEAKVENTATTSMKYISPHTEVATKSSVGPQVTQTATITPQVISSNPETNITPMELIQDHLSNSMTETVDSVGGEEAMETDQGVSGTEPTEVLSTSDIADQMKELEKALATDPVAVDQQPRSIQPQQSNPTPVQQSGLTQAASTSSGLGQVVVQEAQGCQEVQEIYIQTEGLTMHLAEGQEGELASERIVIVNGPDGTTMHIRAPEGVPLEAVHALLGIEAEGKTQQ from the exons ATGGCCGACAACGAGAGCAATATGTCAAGTACAACAACAGGGGCAGATCATGTTACAGTATCTCAAGTTCCATGTGTTTCTGGATTGCAAGTTAACCAGAAGCATGTCGGCGAGAAATGCATTGAAGCAAATGCACCAGAGATCACCGAAGCGCAGGGCTTGACAGATTTCCTGCAAAGCTGCACAAAAGAGGAGACATTCGTTGCAAAGGACTCCCAGGAGGTTGTCAGCCAAACTGAAGACCATGAACAACAACCTGAACAGAACATAATAACTTCTATTGTTGAGACCTCAGGTATTGCAACGGGAGCAGAGTATTCTACAGTCAGTGCTGACTTTGTAAATGCTCTTGCACCTGGGACCACCATAATTTATGTGCAACCAGATGGTAGTTTTGTTGAGGGATCAGGTCTGACTGAAGAGGAGCAGCAACAGCTAGTGGAGCAGTTGTCCAAACAACAGCTTATCACAGTGACTGAGAATGAGGCTGCTCGTCTGTTTGAACAAAATCAAGGCATCAAAACAGTCCCTACTACTTCGTCACAGATACAGTATACTATTCCCAGTACAGCACTGGCTCCCAACGAACTGCAACAAGTGATAGAGCAAGTTACCAAATCTCAGCAATTCATGGCCCAGACACCCAAGGGATCGGAGCAGGTTGTGACCACATTGGATCCCACAACTGGCTTGTTCACGACTGTAGCATCTTCAGAGATTGCAGTAGCAAGCCCACAGCCACTGGTCACTATGCAGAATGCATCACAGAAGCTGAAGAATGTTGCGAAACAAGTGGCACTTCAGTCCCACAATGGTACACGCCTGGTTCAGAAAAAG CAGGAAACCATCAGAATCCAAGTCCAGATACCCTCTGGAAAGCAGGAGGGGAAAGGACCTACACAGACTACCATTTCAATCCCTCAACAGAAGAACTTGGCTGTGGCCAGTCAAGGCCAGCAAGTCAAAGTGTCTACGAATGGCAGTGTGAGCAACAGCCCCCAGATCATCCACATCACACCCATAGTTGGACAGCAACAGTACTTCCTACAGCAGAACCCTGGAGACCCTCCTATTCAGCTGCTACTGCAGAGCTCAACACCTGTGGTTGGGAGCCTGGTTCCCGTTGTGCACAAACTGCCCATACCTGTTCAGACCCCTGTCCAGCAGCCTTCAGGTAAGGCCCCGGTCAATGGCACAACAGTCACAGCAATTAAACCTGCCACGTCTGTCTCTGTCCCcacagtggaaaaagtcaaaagggtcaaaaccagaatGAAAAAGGCACCGAAAATCAAAACGCGTTCCGGGAGGGTGTCCAGACCGCCCAAGTACAAGGTGAAGGACTATAAGTTCATCAAGACAGAGGATTTGGCCGAGAGCCATCAGTCAGATTCTGACGACTACTCTGAAATCAGTGtggaggaagatgaagatggtGAGGATGGTAAAAAGGGAGCAGCATCTATGATTTACAGTCACAAGCGGAAGGCCTTTCAATGTGATACGTGCGATAAAGCTTACATAGGCCATGGAGGTCTGTCCAGACACTACAGGCTGAACCCCTCCCACGGTGAACTGAAGTCACTTCCTGAAGGGACCTCTAAAACAGACAGCCCTGGTAAAAGCGCAGACGCTGGGCCCGAACATAAGAAGCCGACTGAAGAAAGTAATGCAAGCAGTGTTAAAATGACATCAGGTCCTGAGAAAAGTGAGGCCACAGAGAAAACAGCTGCTGCAATGTCAACCACTCAACAAAAA GCGGATACCACAGCAACCCAAGGAGTAGCAGCTTCTACCAGGCAGGCTGTGGTCCAGACTCGGGGACCAGGGAGGCCCAGAGGACGAGGCAGACCACCTACCAAAGCACACCCAGCGGTGAGACTGGGGCGACCTCCAAAGCTAGGAGGGGGAGCTGCCAGCGTGGAGCAGCAGACCCAGAGTAGGAAAGCATGGCTCAAAGAG GTGACACACGAATGTGACAATGAAGAACTAATGGAGACTGTGCTCCCTCGTCTGGCTAAGGTCATGACTGTCTGGGAGTTCCTCCTGATGAAG GTGGAGAAGGGGCGGCAACCCAAAACCCAGTTTTCGGATGTGTACCGGGagtttgagaagctccacagtcaGGTGAAGAAGATGGCCCAAGACTACATCAGTAACCCTCAGGGTGTCCACATGGCCTTGGAGGTCCACAATGTAGAG GTTGCCAAATCTCTTGGCATCTTCGATGAGGTGAACAAGTTCAAAGTTCTGAACCCTCCAACTCAGCAGAATGTCACCGACATGGCAACCAAGAATGTCCACTACATGGAG AATTCTAAAATGTTACCTCCAACAAAGAGGTTTAAAATGGAAAACCAGGCTGGTGTTCAGATCCATCAGAACGGCATTAAGACTTTCACAAAAG AATCAAGTGAGGCCAAAGTAGAGAACACCGCAACAACAAGCATGAAGTACATTTCACCACATACTGAGGTGGCCACCAAGAGCTCCGTGGGCCCTCAAGTCACTCAGACTGCTACCATCACACCACAGGTCATCTCATCTAACCCTGAGACGAACATAACACCCATGGAACTGATCCAGGATCACTTATCCAACAGCATGACAGAGACCGTTGACtcagtaggaggagaggaggccatGGAGACAGATCAGGGTGTGTCTGGTACAGAACCTACCGAGGTCCTGAGCACCAGTGACATAGCGGATCAAATGAAGGAGCTAGAGAAGGCCTTGGCCACAGACCCAGTCGCAGTTGATCAGCAGCCCAGGAGTATTCAGCCGCAGCAGTCCAACCCTACCCCAGTCCAGCAGAGTGGCCTGACCCAGGCTGCCTCCACCTCCAGCGGACTAGGCCAGGTGGTGGTTCAGGAGGCCCAGGGCTGCCAGGAGGTCCAGGAGATCTACATCCAGACGGAGGGGCTGACCATGCACCTAGCAGAGGGCCAGGAGGGCGAATTGGCCTCGGAGCGCATCGTCATCGTCAACGGGCCTGACGGCACCACTATGCACATCCGCGCRCCTGAAGGAGTCCCTCTGGAAGCAGTCCACGCTCTGCTTGGTATTGAGGCTGAGGGGAAAACACAGCAGTGA
- the znf839 gene encoding zinc finger protein 839 isoform X2, giving the protein MADNESNMSSTTTGADHVTVSQVPCVSGLQVNQKHVGEKCIEANAPEITEAQGLTDFLQSCTKEETFVAKDSQEVVSQTEDHEQQPEQNIITSIVETSGIATGAEYSTVSADFVNALAPGTTIIYVQPDGSFVEGSGLTEEEQQQLVEQLSKQQLITVTENEAARLFEQNQGIKTVPTTSSQIQYTIPSTALAPNELQQVIEQVTKSQQFMAQTPKGSEQVVTTLDPTTGLFTTVASSEIAVASPQPLVTMQNASQKLKNVAKQVALQSHNGTRLVQKKETIRIQVQIPSGKQEGKGPTQTTISIPQQKNLAVASQGQQVKVSTNGSVSNSPQIIHITPIVGQQQYFLQQNPGDPPIQLLLQSSTPVVGSLVPVVHKLPIPVQTPVQQPSGKAPVNGTTVTAIKPATSVSVPTVEKVKRVKTRMKKAPKIKTRSGRVSRPPKYKVKDYKFIKTEDLAESHQSDSDDYSEISVEEDEDGEDGKKGAASMIYSHKRKAFQCDTCDKAYIGHGGLSRHYRLNPSHGELKSLPEGTSKTDSPGKSADAGPEHKKPTEESNASSVKMTSGPEKSEATEKTAAAMSTTQQKADTTATQGVAASTRQAVVQTRGPGRPRGRGRPPTKAHPAVRLGRPPKLGGGAASVEQQTQSRKAWLKEVTHECDNEELMETVLPRLAKVMTVWEFLLMKVEKGRQPKTQFSDVYREFEKLHSQVKKMAQDYISNPQGVHMALEVHNVEVAKSLGIFDEVNKFKVLNPPTQQNVTDMATKNVHYMENSKMLPPTKRFKMENQAGVQIHQNGIKTFTKESSEAKVENTATTSMKYISPHTEVATKSSVGPQVTQTATITPQVISSNPETNITPMELIQDHLSNSMTETVDSVGGEEAMETDQGVSGTEPTEVLSTSDIADQMKELEKALATDPVAVDQQPRSIQPQQSNPTPVQQSGLTQAASTSSGLGQVVVQEAQGCQEVQEIYIQTEGLTMHLAEGQEGELASERIVIVNGPDGTTMHIRAPEGVPLEAVHALLGIEAEGKTQQ; this is encoded by the exons ATGGCCGACAACGAGAGCAATATGTCAAGTACAACAACAGGGGCAGATCATGTTACAGTATCTCAAGTTCCATGTGTTTCTGGATTGCAAGTTAACCAGAAGCATGTCGGCGAGAAATGCATTGAAGCAAATGCACCAGAGATCACCGAAGCGCAGGGCTTGACAGATTTCCTGCAAAGCTGCACAAAAGAGGAGACATTCGTTGCAAAGGACTCCCAGGAGGTTGTCAGCCAAACTGAAGACCATGAACAACAACCTGAACAGAACATAATAACTTCTATTGTTGAGACCTCAGGTATTGCAACGGGAGCAGAGTATTCTACAGTCAGTGCTGACTTTGTAAATGCTCTTGCACCTGGGACCACCATAATTTATGTGCAACCAGATGGTAGTTTTGTTGAGGGATCAGGTCTGACTGAAGAGGAGCAGCAACAGCTAGTGGAGCAGTTGTCCAAACAACAGCTTATCACAGTGACTGAGAATGAGGCTGCTCGTCTGTTTGAACAAAATCAAGGCATCAAAACAGTCCCTACTACTTCGTCACAGATACAGTATACTATTCCCAGTACAGCACTGGCTCCCAACGAACTGCAACAAGTGATAGAGCAAGTTACCAAATCTCAGCAATTCATGGCCCAGACACCCAAGGGATCGGAGCAGGTTGTGACCACATTGGATCCCACAACTGGCTTGTTCACGACTGTAGCATCTTCAGAGATTGCAGTAGCAAGCCCACAGCCACTGGTCACTATGCAGAATGCATCACAGAAGCTGAAGAATGTTGCGAAACAAGTGGCACTTCAGTCCCACAATGGTACACGCCTGGTTCAGAAAAAG GAAACCATCAGAATCCAAGTCCAGATACCCTCTGGAAAGCAGGAGGGGAAAGGACCTACACAGACTACCATTTCAATCCCTCAACAGAAGAACTTGGCTGTGGCCAGTCAAGGCCAGCAAGTCAAAGTGTCTACGAATGGCAGTGTGAGCAACAGCCCCCAGATCATCCACATCACACCCATAGTTGGACAGCAACAGTACTTCCTACAGCAGAACCCTGGAGACCCTCCTATTCAGCTGCTACTGCAGAGCTCAACACCTGTGGTTGGGAGCCTGGTTCCCGTTGTGCACAAACTGCCCATACCTGTTCAGACCCCTGTCCAGCAGCCTTCAGGTAAGGCCCCGGTCAATGGCACAACAGTCACAGCAATTAAACCTGCCACGTCTGTCTCTGTCCCcacagtggaaaaagtcaaaagggtcaaaaccagaatGAAAAAGGCACCGAAAATCAAAACGCGTTCCGGGAGGGTGTCCAGACCGCCCAAGTACAAGGTGAAGGACTATAAGTTCATCAAGACAGAGGATTTGGCCGAGAGCCATCAGTCAGATTCTGACGACTACTCTGAAATCAGTGtggaggaagatgaagatggtGAGGATGGTAAAAAGGGAGCAGCATCTATGATTTACAGTCACAAGCGGAAGGCCTTTCAATGTGATACGTGCGATAAAGCTTACATAGGCCATGGAGGTCTGTCCAGACACTACAGGCTGAACCCCTCCCACGGTGAACTGAAGTCACTTCCTGAAGGGACCTCTAAAACAGACAGCCCTGGTAAAAGCGCAGACGCTGGGCCCGAACATAAGAAGCCGACTGAAGAAAGTAATGCAAGCAGTGTTAAAATGACATCAGGTCCTGAGAAAAGTGAGGCCACAGAGAAAACAGCTGCTGCAATGTCAACCACTCAACAAAAA GCGGATACCACAGCAACCCAAGGAGTAGCAGCTTCTACCAGGCAGGCTGTGGTCCAGACTCGGGGACCAGGGAGGCCCAGAGGACGAGGCAGACCACCTACCAAAGCACACCCAGCGGTGAGACTGGGGCGACCTCCAAAGCTAGGAGGGGGAGCTGCCAGCGTGGAGCAGCAGACCCAGAGTAGGAAAGCATGGCTCAAAGAG GTGACACACGAATGTGACAATGAAGAACTAATGGAGACTGTGCTCCCTCGTCTGGCTAAGGTCATGACTGTCTGGGAGTTCCTCCTGATGAAG GTGGAGAAGGGGCGGCAACCCAAAACCCAGTTTTCGGATGTGTACCGGGagtttgagaagctccacagtcaGGTGAAGAAGATGGCCCAAGACTACATCAGTAACCCTCAGGGTGTCCACATGGCCTTGGAGGTCCACAATGTAGAG GTTGCCAAATCTCTTGGCATCTTCGATGAGGTGAACAAGTTCAAAGTTCTGAACCCTCCAACTCAGCAGAATGTCACCGACATGGCAACCAAGAATGTCCACTACATGGAG AATTCTAAAATGTTACCTCCAACAAAGAGGTTTAAAATGGAAAACCAGGCTGGTGTTCAGATCCATCAGAACGGCATTAAGACTTTCACAAAAG AATCAAGTGAGGCCAAAGTAGAGAACACCGCAACAACAAGCATGAAGTACATTTCACCACATACTGAGGTGGCCACCAAGAGCTCCGTGGGCCCTCAAGTCACTCAGACTGCTACCATCACACCACAGGTCATCTCATCTAACCCTGAGACGAACATAACACCCATGGAACTGATCCAGGATCACTTATCCAACAGCATGACAGAGACCGTTGACtcagtaggaggagaggaggccatGGAGACAGATCAGGGTGTGTCTGGTACAGAACCTACCGAGGTCCTGAGCACCAGTGACATAGCGGATCAAATGAAGGAGCTAGAGAAGGCCTTGGCCACAGACCCAGTCGCAGTTGATCAGCAGCCCAGGAGTATTCAGCCGCAGCAGTCCAACCCTACCCCAGTCCAGCAGAGTGGCCTGACCCAGGCTGCCTCCACCTCCAGCGGACTAGGCCAGGTGGTGGTTCAGGAGGCCCAGGGCTGCCAGGAGGTCCAGGAGATCTACATCCAGACGGAGGGGCTGACCATGCACCTAGCAGAGGGCCAGGAGGGCGAATTGGCCTCGGAGCGCATCGTCATCGTCAACGGGCCTGACGGCACCACTATGCACATCCGCGCRCCTGAAGGAGTCCCTCTGGAAGCAGTCCACGCTCTGCTTGGTATTGAGGCTGAGGGGAAAACACAGCAGTGA
- the cinp gene encoding cyclin-dependent kinase 2-interacting protein isoform X3 translates to MEGLQGSETTTPGRKFQSAVTGSARKVKDNAADWHNLILKWDRMNDEGSTMANKIVNLGFNKSSQKEMQVMMADQDTSASSNSENAFENSRELEEECDKLLSVVDKMTRIVSKMEKLVSSEKGIIDLETFQYGTGGRQTPLFQTWPTSQFADVSSKLYEAYKQELTLKQAILQELAHTTNPDLSMVYLSCWLYQPYTDDRAKLLLEGLLLETGHRPI, encoded by the exons ATGGAAG GCCTACAAGGATCAGAGACGACCACTCCTGGCAGAAAGTTCCAGTCTGCAGTGACTGGCAGTGCAAGGAAAGTGAAGGACAACGCAGCAGACTGGCACAATCTGATTCTGAAATGGGACCGAATGAATGATGAAGGATCCACCATGGCAAATAAGATAGTCAATTTAGGATTCAATAAAAG TTCACAGAAAGAGATGCAAGTCATGATGGCGGATCAGGACACCTCTGCCAGCTCCAATTCAGAGAATGCATTTGAAAACAGTAGAGAACTAGAAGAGGAGTGTGACAAGTTGCTAAGTGTCGTGGACAAAATG ACTCGTATTGTATCAAAAATGGAGAAGTTAGTTTCCTCTGAGAAGGGGATCATCGATCTGGAGACATTCCAGTATGGAACAGGAGGAAGACAAACTCCTTTGTTTCAGACCTGGCCTACGTCACAGTTCG CAGACGTCTCCTCCAAGCTCTATGAAGCCTACAAGCAAGAACTGACTCTGAAACAGGCTATTCTTCAGGAACTAGCTCACACAACTAACCCAGACCTTTCAATGGTGTACCTCTCCTGCTGGCTGTATCAGCCGTACACAGATGACAGGGCAAAGTTACTGTTAGAGGGTCTTCTTTTAGAGACAGGGCATAGGCCAATTTAA
- the cinp gene encoding cyclin-dependent kinase 2-interacting protein isoform X1, which translates to MEVGLQGSETTTPGRKFQSAVTGSARKVKDNAADWHNLILKWDRMNDEGSTMANKIVNLGFNKSSQKEMQVMMADQDTSASSNSENAFENSRELEEECDKLLSVVDKMTRIVSKMEKLVSSEKGIIDLETFQYGTGGRQTPLFQTWPTSQFADVSSKLYEAYKQELTLKQAILQELAHTTNPDLSMVYLSCWLYQPYTDDRAKLLLEGLLLETGHRPI; encoded by the exons ATGGAAG TAGGCCTACAAGGATCAGAGACGACCACTCCTGGCAGAAAGTTCCAGTCTGCAGTGACTGGCAGTGCAAGGAAAGTGAAGGACAACGCAGCAGACTGGCACAATCTGATTCTGAAATGGGACCGAATGAATGATGAAGGATCCACCATGGCAAATAAGATAGTCAATTTAGGATTCAATAAAAG TTCACAGAAAGAGATGCAAGTCATGATGGCGGATCAGGACACCTCTGCCAGCTCCAATTCAGAGAATGCATTTGAAAACAGTAGAGAACTAGAAGAGGAGTGTGACAAGTTGCTAAGTGTCGTGGACAAAATG ACTCGTATTGTATCAAAAATGGAGAAGTTAGTTTCCTCTGAGAAGGGGATCATCGATCTGGAGACATTCCAGTATGGAACAGGAGGAAGACAAACTCCTTTGTTTCAGACCTGGCCTACGTCACAGTTCG CAGACGTCTCCTCCAAGCTCTATGAAGCCTACAAGCAAGAACTGACTCTGAAACAGGCTATTCTTCAGGAACTAGCTCACACAACTAACCCAGACCTTTCAATGGTGTACCTCTCCTGCTGGCTGTATCAGCCGTACACAGATGACAGGGCAAAGTTACTGTTAGAGGGTCTTCTTTTAGAGACAGGGCATAGGCCAATTTAA